Proteins encoded within one genomic window of Salipaludibacillus agaradhaerens:
- a CDS encoding YitT family protein — protein MARLFQGVKLRPIIIIFIGTTIFGFGIIHFNLQNGLAHGGFTGITLLLYYLFKIEPSLSNLLLNIPLFLIGYKLFGRLMLVYSLIGTLSLSISLRIFELYPVTQLPLQDDMILVSIFAGVFVGTGLGMIFRAGGTTGGVDILARLANKYFGISIGKFMLCFDAVVIIISLIHLSLLHAMYTLVAVFVASRVIDFIIEGASAAKSAMIISSKADELSQVIIERMSRGSTVLTGKGSFTADERQILYCVIHRNELVQLKNLIDDVDPYAFFSVNDVKEVSGEGFTFDNQRRPLKPTS, from the coding sequence ATGGCACGTCTTTTTCAAGGGGTTAAATTACGGCCAATTATCATCATTTTTATCGGGACAACGATTTTCGGTTTTGGCATTATTCATTTTAATTTACAAAACGGTCTTGCTCATGGGGGCTTTACTGGTATTACTCTATTACTCTACTACCTCTTTAAAATCGAGCCGTCGTTATCAAACCTGTTACTTAATATCCCACTTTTTTTAATCGGCTATAAATTATTTGGACGATTAATGCTTGTTTATAGTCTAATTGGAACTCTCTCATTATCCATTTCGTTAAGAATTTTTGAATTATACCCTGTTACACAACTCCCACTGCAAGATGATATGATACTCGTTTCCATTTTTGCAGGCGTATTTGTCGGTACAGGTTTAGGCATGATTTTTAGAGCAGGAGGTACAACAGGGGGAGTAGATATTCTGGCAAGGTTGGCAAATAAATACTTCGGTATAAGTATTGGTAAATTTATGCTATGTTTTGATGCAGTTGTCATTATCATCTCCCTTATTCATTTATCTTTACTCCATGCCATGTATACACTTGTTGCAGTATTCGTTGCAAGTAGAGTGATTGATTTCATTATTGAAGGAGCCAGTGCCGCTAAGTCTGCCATGATTATTTCATCAAAAGCAGATGAGTTATCCCAAGTGATCATTGAGCGTATGAGCCGAGGATCCACCGTGCTTACTGGAAAAGGAAGCTTCACTGCAGATGAACGTCAAATTCTATATTGTGTTATTCATCGAAATGAATTGGTCCAATTAAAGAATTTAATTGATGACGTGGACCCCTACGCTTTCTTTTCAGTCAATGATGTAAAAGAAGTATCAGGTGAAGGGTTTACATTCGATAATCAGCGCCGACCGCTAAAACCAACTTCATAA
- a CDS encoding methyl-accepting chemotaxis protein: MWKNRSIQTKFLAGFTLVVLLFGVGFIGSFYYLNNVEAETQQMQENTERLTVIQELTTNLQQQSIILTEGGSITELQDLQEMFAEYQQSFENQVTTEEQREIFETAMAAYNDFSTESERMLSANNEVDIQQQGALRDEAVSGLMSLISIYDQQVSDSSQAVSSEINVTKILMVGSLSIAFILGTVVFVMIGLVVSRSLNNVIATLTQISEGNLQVEMLDDQSNNEIGKMAKAVNKMVTQLKALLGQVDDMSTQLAASSQQLTASVNESSYASEQITSSVQEVTGGAEKQAEFAHENKDVVKEMSVNIASYTEHIQKVNQTSETSVVSAKEGEQMIQDSIDQMKNIREMTDNMSMSVTRLAQKSNEIGTILGMITGIAEQTNLLALNAAIEAARAGEQGKGFAVVADEVRKLAEQTTSASGDVQGLIETIQNEIESSAMAMTEGYMSVEDGEKMVNNAGTAFNEISGAIGAMREQLSTIASGMQTMERDTEKMLTTADQSSDLSKSSVDAMQSVAAATEEQHATLEEINASSEQLANMSENLRKAVQQFNL, translated from the coding sequence ATGTGGAAAAACAGATCGATTCAAACAAAATTTCTTGCAGGTTTTACATTGGTAGTACTCTTATTTGGTGTTGGATTTATAGGTAGTTTTTATTATTTAAATAATGTAGAAGCAGAAACGCAGCAAATGCAGGAAAATACAGAGCGTCTAACGGTTATTCAAGAATTAACAACAAATCTTCAGCAACAGTCAATTATACTGACAGAAGGTGGCTCTATAACAGAGCTTCAAGACTTGCAAGAGATGTTTGCAGAATATCAACAGTCATTTGAAAATCAAGTGACTACAGAGGAACAACGAGAGATATTTGAGACTGCGATGGCAGCCTATAATGATTTTTCAACAGAAAGTGAGCGCATGCTTTCAGCAAATAACGAGGTTGATATTCAGCAACAGGGAGCGTTAAGAGATGAGGCTGTAAGTGGGTTAATGAGCTTAATCAGTATTTATGATCAGCAAGTTAGCGACTCCTCACAAGCTGTATCCTCTGAAATTAATGTTACAAAAATACTTATGGTTGGTTCTTTAAGTATTGCCTTTATCCTTGGTACAGTAGTGTTTGTTATGATCGGCTTAGTTGTTTCCCGTTCTCTAAATAATGTGATTGCTACCCTTACACAAATAAGTGAAGGGAATTTGCAAGTCGAGATGTTAGATGATCAGTCGAATAACGAGATCGGAAAAATGGCTAAAGCAGTGAATAAAATGGTCACGCAACTGAAGGCTTTGTTAGGGCAAGTCGATGATATGTCCACACAACTTGCGGCTTCATCGCAACAGTTAACTGCCAGTGTCAATGAGTCAAGTTACGCTTCTGAACAAATTACCTCATCCGTTCAAGAGGTTACTGGAGGGGCAGAAAAACAAGCAGAATTCGCTCATGAGAATAAAGATGTTGTTAAAGAGATGTCTGTTAATATTGCTTCATATACTGAGCATATACAGAAGGTCAATCAAACATCTGAAACGTCTGTTGTTTCCGCAAAAGAAGGCGAACAGATGATTCAAGATAGTATTGATCAAATGAAGAACATCCGTGAAATGACAGATAACATGTCCATGTCTGTGACAAGACTTGCACAGAAATCAAACGAGATAGGGACTATATTAGGAATGATTACGGGTATTGCAGAACAAACCAATTTGCTAGCCCTTAATGCGGCAATTGAAGCTGCAAGAGCTGGTGAACAAGGTAAAGGTTTTGCCGTTGTAGCAGATGAGGTTAGAAAGTTAGCAGAACAAACGACGAGTGCGTCTGGTGATGTACAAGGTCTAATTGAAACAATTCAAAACGAAATCGAATCGTCAGCGATGGCCATGACAGAAGGTTACATGTCAGTAGAAGACGGAGAGAAAATGGTTAATAATGCAGGAACCGCATTTAATGAGATTTCTGGTGCTATCGGAGCGATGAGAGAACAATTAAGCACCATTGCTAGTGGTATGCAAACAATGGAAAGAGACACTGAAAAAATGCTGACAACAGCTGATCAGTCATCTGATTTATCCAAATCCTCAGTAGATGCCATGCAATCTGTAGCAGCAGCTACTGAAGAACAGCATGCCACACTTGAAGAAATTAATGCCTCTTCAGAACAATTGGCTAACATGTCAGAAAACTTAAGAAAAGCAGTACAGCAATTTAACCTATAA
- a CDS encoding methyl-accepting chemotaxis protein: MKFLHNATMSIRLKVLGTFAFTILLLIIGAVVTYFQLSGVEREMDVYADQSERAVIAANVASSIRGKYIAISDYYRTGEEGNLTRYDDFSGQLTTELAALEGRMYTEESKELFNYLQAQILEFDERVERIPGDSGPLQNQRLQELTETRSAVVNNALNLSDVMLEEAEAAEKSVYDIISMNIVYFSIMVLIVIVSGGSIFWFVTRNLSKSLNQVVGTAEQLSRGNLAVEKIEIKSQDEAGRIGVAINQMIDNLSTMITNVRRTSDQVAASSEQLSASSTETTKVTEEITESIQEVASGADSQVEKAADNERTVNDMSKSIDLIASSIETVNESSKVSAQKAEHGTDVISSTMSQMTSIHELTDKIAGSVNGLAVSSEKIGSIISLITDVAEQTNLLALNAAIEAARAGEHGKGFAVVADEVRKLAEQTGNATNEISSLIAHIQQDIQHSVSYTKEGREAAQTGMSYMEDAGRSFEELSEAIHGVSSQMREVTAAVAQVEEGVNRVKSSVEETTSIAEQSAGYTQNVAASAEEQNASMEEISSSADQLAKMAEELQESVSKFNL; this comes from the coding sequence GTGAAATTTTTACATAATGCTACGATGTCTATACGATTAAAAGTGCTAGGTACATTTGCATTTACTATTCTTTTACTCATCATAGGGGCTGTTGTCACCTATTTTCAACTGAGTGGGGTTGAACGAGAAATGGATGTGTATGCTGATCAGAGCGAGAGAGCTGTTATTGCAGCTAATGTTGCTTCATCTATAAGAGGTAAATATATTGCAATCAGTGACTACTACCGTACTGGAGAAGAGGGAAATCTCACGAGGTATGATGATTTTTCTGGTCAATTGACTACTGAATTAGCAGCGCTTGAAGGACGGATGTATACTGAAGAATCAAAAGAACTATTTAATTACCTTCAGGCCCAAATTTTAGAATTCGATGAGAGAGTGGAACGTATTCCTGGTGACTCAGGTCCTCTGCAAAATCAACGATTACAGGAATTGACAGAAACGAGATCAGCGGTCGTTAATAACGCACTAAATCTTTCTGATGTCATGCTTGAGGAAGCAGAAGCAGCAGAAAAAAGTGTTTATGACATAATTTCGATGAACATCGTTTATTTTTCTATAATGGTTCTGATTGTCATTGTTAGCGGAGGAAGTATTTTCTGGTTTGTAACACGTAATCTCTCGAAGAGTTTAAATCAGGTTGTTGGGACAGCTGAACAACTAAGTAGAGGCAATTTAGCCGTTGAAAAAATTGAGATTAAATCGCAGGATGAAGCAGGGAGAATTGGAGTGGCTATTAATCAAATGATTGATAATCTCTCAACAATGATTACGAACGTGCGTAGGACATCTGACCAAGTAGCAGCGAGTTCAGAACAATTATCAGCCAGTTCTACCGAAACAACGAAAGTAACAGAAGAAATCACGGAATCAATTCAGGAAGTAGCCTCAGGAGCTGATTCACAAGTAGAAAAAGCTGCTGACAATGAACGAACTGTTAATGACATGTCAAAAAGCATTGACTTAATCGCGTCTAGTATAGAGACCGTAAATGAGTCTTCTAAGGTGTCTGCACAGAAAGCGGAACATGGGACTGATGTCATTTCTTCCACCATGTCTCAAATGACATCTATTCACGAGTTGACAGATAAAATAGCCGGATCAGTTAATGGATTAGCTGTCAGTTCTGAAAAAATTGGATCTATTATTTCTCTGATTACAGATGTTGCGGAACAAACCAATTTATTAGCTTTAAATGCAGCAATTGAAGCTGCACGGGCTGGGGAACATGGCAAAGGATTCGCAGTTGTGGCAGATGAAGTGAGGAAATTAGCTGAACAAACAGGAAATGCAACGAATGAAATTAGCAGCTTAATAGCCCATATCCAACAGGATATTCAACACTCTGTATCCTATACGAAAGAAGGACGCGAAGCAGCTCAAACGGGTATGAGTTATATGGAGGATGCAGGTAGATCTTTCGAAGAACTATCTGAAGCGATACATGGTGTCTCATCTCAGATGCGAGAAGTAACGGCAGCTGTTGCACAGGTCGAAGAAGGTGTTAACAGGGTCAAATCTTCTGTCGAAGAAACAACATCAATTGCAGAGCAATCTGCCGGTTACACACAAAATGTTGCTGCGTCAGCAGAGGAGCAGAACGCGTCTATGGAGGAAATTAGTTCATCAGCTGATCAATTGGCGAAAATGGCAGAGGAATTGCAGGAATCTGTCAGTAAATTTAATTTATAA
- a CDS encoding YuzF family protein — protein MYHDESRHTEYNDTLQYVSLYDPFVYQTLQSVQGSIVVVQTCQGNIRGRVAEVKPDHVVIDSDGATYFIRTQQIIWVMPQ, from the coding sequence ATGTATCATGATGAGTCACGACATACAGAATATAATGATACGCTCCAGTATGTCAGCCTGTATGACCCATTTGTCTACCAGACACTCCAATCTGTCCAAGGTTCTATCGTAGTCGTTCAAACTTGCCAAGGAAACATTAGAGGAAGAGTTGCGGAAGTTAAACCAGACCATGTGGTCATTGATTCCGATGGGGCGACTTATTTTATACGGACGCAACAAATTATTTGGGTAATGCCTCAATAA
- a CDS encoding polysaccharide deacetylase family protein: MKTLRIISVLSLLFLGGVTYVILNLQNTSQSNTYDVTQAVFTKSPVKQPSVNLQTRTNDVLNKWQDQHLEATEWGEHISGVKNKIDTEEKIIALTFDACGGTWGEKYDETLINFLKEEEIPATLFINARWIEANKETFMMLAEEPLFSIQNHGTNHLPLSVSGQTAWGIEGTASAEEIIHEVMDNQTLIYEMTGHLPNFFRSGTAHYDDLAVQMTQDLGLTIVNYDVLGDAGATYSASEVEEALLTVVPGSIPLLHMNQPKSGTAEGVMAAIPQLKENGFTFVHLVDQTLVE, from the coding sequence ATGAAGACCTTACGAATCATCTCTGTTTTAAGCCTGCTGTTTTTGGGAGGTGTCACTTACGTTATACTTAACCTGCAAAACACATCTCAAAGTAACACCTACGACGTAACACAAGCCGTCTTTACTAAGTCTCCTGTGAAACAGCCTTCTGTTAATCTTCAAACTAGAACCAATGACGTGTTAAATAAGTGGCAAGATCAGCACCTAGAAGCCACTGAGTGGGGAGAACACATTTCTGGTGTTAAAAATAAAATAGATACAGAAGAAAAGATCATCGCGTTAACGTTTGATGCATGTGGCGGCACATGGGGAGAAAAATATGATGAGACGTTAATAAACTTTTTAAAAGAGGAAGAAATCCCTGCCACTTTGTTTATAAATGCTCGCTGGATTGAAGCTAACAAAGAGACATTTATGATGCTAGCTGAAGAGCCATTATTTTCGATTCAAAACCACGGTACAAATCACCTCCCTCTATCTGTTTCTGGGCAAACAGCTTGGGGGATTGAGGGAACGGCATCCGCCGAGGAGATTATACATGAGGTAATGGACAACCAGACGTTAATTTATGAGATGACCGGTCATTTACCAAATTTTTTCCGCTCAGGTACAGCCCATTACGATGATCTTGCTGTCCAAATGACACAAGACCTTGGTTTAACAATCGTTAATTATGACGTCCTCGGAGATGCTGGTGCTACCTATTCAGCTAGTGAAGTGGAGGAGGCTCTGCTGACTGTTGTTCCTGGATCAATTCCACTTTTACACATGAATCAGCCGAAAAGTGGCACAGCCGAAGGGGTGATGGCCGCTATTCCTCAGCTTAAAGAAAACGGCTTTACGTTCGTTCATTTAGTAGATCAAACGTTAGTTGAATGA
- a CDS encoding formate dehydrogenase accessory protein FdhE, whose amino-acid sequence MDSQVVANRYMQLQRALFNEQQLLKEQFLPHIKKMFGDIPLNREVPVLMQLPRPIPIELYRASLQAVSHIISDNEPHIKQDIYKLINELSDQQADQWIKAAIKYEMTYFHDLAKKQHVSDWLPHFLAEQAFRPFAQGIAHLHASIMTEFNVMGTCPCCGEPPRLGKVTRDQKTSLACPRCETQWYKQRLACVHCGDDKEENTFHLTIKEDESVHIEICSTCNNYLKLIDRSSYPETMSASLLDLQTIHLDFAAQEEGFGDDNY is encoded by the coding sequence ATGGATTCTCAGGTGGTAGCTAATCGCTATATGCAGTTGCAAAGGGCTCTTTTTAACGAGCAGCAATTATTAAAAGAGCAGTTTCTCCCTCATATAAAAAAGATGTTTGGAGATATACCTTTAAATCGAGAAGTCCCAGTCCTTATGCAGCTACCGCGGCCAATACCTATTGAACTATATAGGGCGTCATTGCAAGCGGTAAGCCACATAATAAGTGATAATGAACCACACATTAAACAAGACATTTATAAGCTTATAAATGAACTAAGTGATCAACAGGCTGATCAATGGATTAAGGCAGCGATTAAATATGAGATGACTTACTTTCACGATTTAGCAAAAAAGCAGCACGTATCAGACTGGCTCCCTCATTTTCTTGCTGAGCAAGCATTTCGACCCTTTGCGCAAGGCATTGCTCATTTACATGCGTCGATAATGACCGAATTTAATGTCATGGGGACATGCCCTTGTTGTGGTGAACCACCGAGACTCGGCAAAGTAACGCGAGATCAAAAGACAAGTTTAGCTTGCCCTAGGTGTGAAACGCAATGGTACAAACAACGTTTAGCATGTGTGCATTGCGGTGATGATAAAGAAGAGAATACCTTTCACCTTACGATTAAAGAAGATGAATCTGTGCATATTGAAATTTGTAGCACGTGCAATAACTATTTAAAGCTAATTGATCGAAGCTCCTATCCTGAAACGATGTCGGCATCGTTATTGGATCTACAAACGATCCATCTTGATTTTGCCGCACAAGAAGAAGGATTTGGCGATGACAATTATTAA
- the mobA gene encoding molybdenum cofactor guanylyltransferase, with protein MTIINESKKKCLNVTGIILAGGKSSRMGVNKALLPIQGDETIQRLTNELLTSTKSMIIVTNDTDAYTFLKQPLVHDNYVNKGPLAGIQAGLAASHTEWNFITACDMPFLTHKVVEILFTKANKLPHKQVIVPQIDGKKHPLSALYHASSLPYVTECLMKDKLRVSEVVFGLDYEVITEQAFLNAGLEKGVVERNFFNMNSREDYEQVMRDVDKK; from the coding sequence ATGACAATTATTAACGAGTCTAAAAAGAAATGTTTAAATGTGACGGGCATTATTCTCGCCGGTGGTAAATCAAGCCGAATGGGTGTGAACAAAGCGTTATTACCCATCCAAGGGGACGAAACGATTCAGAGGCTTACTAATGAGCTTTTAACCTCAACTAAGAGTATGATAATAGTAACCAATGATACTGACGCTTATACATTTTTGAAACAGCCACTCGTCCATGATAACTATGTTAATAAGGGGCCTTTAGCAGGTATTCAAGCTGGGTTGGCGGCTTCTCATACAGAGTGGAATTTTATTACGGCATGTGATATGCCCTTTTTAACTCATAAGGTTGTTGAGATACTTTTTACAAAAGCAAATAAATTACCTCATAAGCAAGTGATAGTACCACAAATAGATGGGAAGAAGCATCCATTGAGTGCCCTTTATCATGCGTCTTCTTTGCCGTATGTTACAGAGTGTTTAATGAAAGATAAGCTCAGAGTATCTGAGGTGGTGTTCGGTTTAGATTATGAGGTCATCACTGAACAAGCCTTTTTAAATGCCGGCCTTGAAAAAGGTGTAGTAGAAAGAAATTTCTTTAATATGAATTCAAGAGAAGATTATGAACAAGTCATGCGCGATGTTGATAAAAAATAA
- the tatA gene encoding twin-arginine translocase TatA/TatE family subunit, translated as MLANIGFPGLLLILTIGLIIFGPQKLPEIGRAAGQTVREFRKSTNELTKDITGPTQETSKEIKASTKEE; from the coding sequence ATGTTGGCGAATATTGGATTTCCTGGCTTGTTGCTTATTTTAACTATAGGACTTATTATTTTTGGACCACAAAAACTTCCGGAGATTGGAAGGGCAGCTGGACAAACGGTTCGAGAATTTAGAAAATCAACAAATGAATTAACAAAGGATATCACGGGACCTACTCAAGAGACATCTAAAGAGATAAAGGCGTCGACTAAAGAAGAGTAG
- the ytkD gene encoding RNA deprotection pyrophosphohydrolase, whose product MLKEHLFKDYYNNNVRFSTKDHPYSKEPRHVWVIARYKNSWLLTIHPSRGLEFPGGKVEKGETACEAAKREVFEETGGHVTITNLHYIGQYQVEGKSETVIKNVYYAEIKELISKKNYLETKGPKLVKHLPDNVKENKQYSFIMKDNVLSLSLSEVERRFFIAKHNS is encoded by the coding sequence ATGTTAAAAGAGCATTTATTTAAAGATTATTATAATAACAATGTCCGCTTTTCTACTAAGGATCATCCGTACTCGAAGGAGCCGCGACATGTTTGGGTTATAGCACGTTATAAAAATAGCTGGCTCTTAACGATACACCCCTCAAGAGGTCTTGAATTTCCAGGAGGAAAGGTGGAAAAAGGAGAGACTGCTTGTGAGGCTGCCAAGCGCGAAGTATTTGAAGAAACTGGCGGACATGTTACTATTACTAACCTTCATTACATAGGACAATATCAGGTAGAGGGAAAAAGTGAAACAGTCATAAAGAACGTTTATTATGCAGAAATTAAAGAGCTTATTTCTAAAAAGAATTACTTAGAGACAAAAGGTCCAAAGCTCGTTAAACATTTACCTGATAATGTGAAAGAAAATAAGCAGTACAGCTTTATTATGAAAGATAATGTTCTTTCGTTAAGTTTAAGTGAAGTGGAGCGACGTTTTTTTATAGCGAAGCATAATTCTTGA
- a CDS encoding ABC transporter permease, translating to MTHIREELHKKFRRRTTNKNRQIRTLQLAILLLFFASWEVATALKWIDPLLFSSPSRIWQLFMERMQDGSLLTHTSVTLLETVAGFLLGTLLGTCLAAILWWSPFLSRVLDPYLVVLNSMPKVALGPILIVGLGPGLASIIAMGILVSLVITTMVVYNAFREVDDNYLKVMRSFGATKRQSFFHVIFPASYPTMISTLKVNVGLAWVGVIVGEYLVSKQGLGYLIIYGFQVFNFTLVMLSLVIIAILATAMYQTVELIERKLIGHRT from the coding sequence ATGACACACATACGTGAGGAGCTTCATAAGAAATTTCGTCGTCGAACGACAAACAAAAATCGACAAATCCGAACGCTTCAACTCGCCATCTTACTTCTCTTTTTCGCCAGTTGGGAAGTGGCCACAGCGCTTAAATGGATCGATCCACTACTGTTTAGCTCTCCAAGTAGGATTTGGCAGCTCTTTATGGAACGAATGCAAGATGGTAGTTTGTTAACCCACACATCGGTCACACTTTTAGAAACCGTTGCTGGCTTTTTATTAGGGACACTATTAGGAACATGTCTAGCTGCTATTTTGTGGTGGTCACCATTTTTATCGCGCGTCCTTGACCCTTACCTTGTGGTGCTAAATTCCATGCCAAAAGTAGCGTTAGGTCCGATCCTAATTGTAGGACTCGGCCCAGGATTAGCCTCAATTATAGCTATGGGTATCCTTGTATCCTTAGTCATCACAACAATGGTCGTATATAACGCGTTTAGAGAGGTCGATGATAATTACTTAAAAGTGATGAGAAGCTTTGGTGCCACAAAGCGCCAGTCATTCTTTCATGTGATTTTCCCTGCATCTTATCCTACTATGATATCCACCTTGAAGGTAAATGTTGGACTCGCATGGGTCGGGGTCATCGTCGGGGAATACCTCGTTTCAAAGCAAGGTTTAGGGTACTTAATCATTTACGGTTTTCAAGTCTTCAATTTTACATTAGTCATGCTTTCTCTCGTGATCATTGCCATCTTAGCTACCGCTATGTATCAAACGGTTGAATTAATTGAAAGAAAGCTCATCGGTCACCGCACATAA
- a CDS encoding ABC transporter ATP-binding protein: MAFLELENVEKTFFTYDTMTTAVENISFTINEGEFISLIGPSGCGKTTLLSLISGLFHPTTGQILLEETVIEEPTPETGYMLQQDYLFPWLNIEENITLGLRTMGKTTEQDVAFAFDMLTTLGLADKRHHYPSQLSGGMRQRVALVRMLSTDPKLLLLDEPFSALDYQTKLKLENLVFSTIRTHGKTAILVTHDIGEAIAMSDRIILLTGRPGSIRKTFNIPLHLADDLPFNVRLADEFNPLFQQIWKEMESHDTHT, translated from the coding sequence ATGGCCTTTCTTGAACTAGAAAACGTTGAAAAAACATTTTTCACTTATGACACTATGACAACAGCAGTTGAGAATATATCGTTTACGATTAATGAAGGTGAATTCATATCGTTAATTGGACCAAGCGGATGCGGGAAAACAACGCTTCTATCGTTAATTTCGGGTCTTTTCCATCCGACTACCGGGCAGATTTTGTTGGAGGAGACAGTTATTGAAGAACCAACACCTGAAACGGGGTATATGCTTCAACAAGATTATTTATTTCCTTGGTTAAACATCGAAGAGAATATTACCCTTGGACTTAGAACGATGGGAAAAACAACTGAACAGGATGTAGCATTTGCATTTGATATGCTCACCACTCTCGGCTTAGCGGATAAACGACACCATTACCCGTCCCAGCTATCAGGTGGGATGCGGCAACGAGTTGCACTTGTACGAATGTTGTCCACTGACCCCAAACTCCTGTTACTTGATGAGCCTTTCTCTGCTCTTGATTATCAGACAAAATTAAAACTTGAAAATCTCGTTTTTTCAACGATACGCACGCATGGAAAGACTGCGATTCTTGTCACTCATGATATTGGGGAAGCTATCGCCATGAGCGACCGTATTATTTTACTTACCGGTAGGCCCGGTTCGATTAGAAAAACGTTTAATATACCATTGCATTTAGCGGATGATCTGCCGTTTAACGTGAGATTAGCTGACGAATTTAATCCGTTATTTCAGCAAATATGGAAGGAGATGGAGAGTCATGACACACATACGTGA
- a CDS encoding ABC transporter substrate-binding protein — translation MFTALLAGCHTEDEMTEVRLAEVTRSIFYAPQYVALSEGFFEEEGLDIELTTTWGGDTTMTTLLSDGADIALVGAETSIYVYAQEANDPAINFAQLTKTDGTFLVSRNPIDHFQWEDLKGKTFLGQRKGGMPQMVGEYVLKENGIDPHHDVEMVQNIDFGNIPSAFASGTGDFVQLFEPQATLFEQEGIGHIVDSFGTQSGDVPYTVYMAKQSYLDDHQHVIESFTRALYRAQQWVKQTDPATIAESIDPYFDDTPLEVIEQVIERYQDQGSYATSPVLEEEGWYHLQAMMAEAGELPEEITYSTLVNRDIAEQIMKE, via the coding sequence ATGTTCACCGCCCTACTCGCGGGCTGTCACACAGAAGATGAGATGACCGAGGTCAGGCTTGCAGAAGTCACTCGGTCTATTTTTTATGCTCCTCAATATGTCGCTCTTTCAGAAGGCTTTTTTGAAGAAGAAGGCCTTGATATAGAATTGACAACTACTTGGGGCGGCGATACAACGATGACAACACTTTTATCAGATGGAGCAGATATCGCACTCGTTGGAGCTGAAACATCTATTTATGTCTATGCTCAGGAGGCGAATGATCCAGCTATTAATTTTGCTCAACTGACCAAAACAGACGGTACATTTTTAGTTTCACGAAATCCAATAGATCATTTTCAATGGGAAGATTTGAAGGGAAAGACATTTCTCGGCCAACGTAAAGGTGGCATGCCACAGATGGTAGGCGAGTATGTTCTGAAGGAAAACGGTATTGATCCGCATCACGATGTGGAGATGGTTCAAAACATTGATTTCGGTAATATCCCTTCTGCTTTTGCTTCGGGAACAGGTGATTTTGTACAATTATTCGAGCCGCAAGCCACCCTTTTTGAACAAGAGGGCATTGGCCATATTGTCGATTCATTCGGCACACAGTCGGGGGATGTTCCGTATACTGTGTATATGGCAAAACAGAGTTACCTTGATGATCATCAACATGTTATTGAGAGCTTCACTCGGGCTCTATACCGTGCACAACAATGGGTAAAACAAACAGACCCAGCAACCATTGCTGAATCGATCGATCCGTATTTTGATGACACACCACTTGAGGTCATTGAACAAGTCATAGAACGATACCAGGATCAAGGTTCATACGCTACCTCACCAGTGTTGGAAGAGGAAGGTTGGTACCATTTACAAGCGATGATGGCTGAAGCTGGCGAGTTACCAGAAGAAATTACCTATAGTACATTAGTAAATCGGGATATAGCTGAGCAGATCATGAAGGAGTAA